CCAAAGAACAAGTTTCATAAGCTATGGCTACACAACtctccctggggcttgctaggAGCTCTCCCATCCCAGCTAATGAAGCTGCTCCGGTGGGGGTTGGTGTGTGGCTCTGTGGTCAAGTTCTTGACTAACATACAGTGGCCCGGATGGCCCTGCGAAACCAAACAACACCTTCCACAAGGCCCTCTGCCTCACCTGTCTGAGAATTCACTTCCCAGGCAGAAAGCATTCAGTTACCAAGCTAAACCAAGTAAACAAACGGAACAGGAAATGCCCTCCTCGGCGGCAGGTACCTTGGAAATGAGTTCGTCGTGATTGGCCAAGTGAGCTCGGCAGTGGATGCAGCTGTAGGTCCGGTGGCAGGAGGGTAGGTATGCCTGAAAAGTCTTGGATCTTGTCATCTTCACCATTGGCGCTGCTGAGCGTGGGGCAAACTCCGGGGCAGCCCACGAGGCACTCCCACAGGATGGGTCGCACGGGAAACAGCGAAAGACACAGGTAAAGGCCGTGGTTTGGCAGGGGGTGGGTGTGCGGCAGGCTCCACACACTGGTGATGTCTGCAGAAGGAGGGCTCTCTAGTAGAGATCTAGAGCTGGTTCTCAGCAGCCTGCAGCAAAGGGAAAACAGCCATCAGCAGATGGAACAAAGCTGCCTCTAAGAGGGGGCAATGGACACTGGGCACATAAGCCATCAGTTCCATATTCTCTCCCGCTGTGTCCACTCTAGCCTGGCTGCTTGGATAGGCAGTTAGAGGTTCAGTATTAGCATAGTATTTGCAAGAATTACACAGGCGCCCAGCAAACTGGCATCATCACCATCCCTGGTCAAAGACCAGACTGAAGATGGGCTCTGCATTGCACCCAGGAAAAGACTCTGTACCTATCCACCACATACAACTGTCTTGTTTGTGTCTCATCTACTTTCAGATACCAAGAAGGTACCAGCCCTCGGAGCCACCACCTAGAGAGGGTCAAACCACATGACGGCCACATGACGAGGGTAGCCAGCTTGTTTGACAACTGATTCCCTTCGTAACACCTTGCCAAGACAAGATGGCCAGTGTGgatgtttgtgtattttaaaagttaagtagAAAAACCATAATGACCATGAATTTCACAACTTCTTCCCAGATTTCCCCGTCTCCCCCATTATGTCCTGTAGGTAGAAGATTCTACCATGTAGTCCCAGCTTTCTTGTTCTTCTGGGAACACAGGACACTAAAAGTGGGGGAGAGGAACAGGCTCGTGGTGGAgccgaatgaatgaatgactctaAAGCTTCGCTTACCTGAGGCTCTGGCAACCTGTCTATTCCCTGGAGGCGTTCCCACTTGCCTACCTTCCCAGCAGAGCTGGGAGTGTTAATTAACACCTGCATCATGCTTTGAAGATTAAATTATTTAGAGAAATGGGGGaggaagacaaataaaataagcTCTTCCTTGCTGGACTGTCTGGGATCCATCTGGACTTAAGAGAAAAACCTGTGAATTATAATGTTCTTTTTCCTCTAAATCCACTAAAAGCAAGTCTTCCATGAGGCTGCATACCCTGTCCCCACCAACCTGCCTTTCATTCTTTCCACACCAGCCATTGGGGCTCTCAACCTTTTGGAGTGGATAATACCACTGCCTAGCACTATAGTGAAGACAAGAGTGGCTACTCTCCCTTATACGTCTCCACAGCACCCTTGAGCCAAGTAGGCTCCAAGTGTAACACACATCTCTCATGTGACTTGTCTGATTTCTAAAGGGATTCAGATTCAAACCCACAGGGGCCAGGGCACAATGTCTTCCTTCCCTGCTCAGTCTCCCACCTGTTCAGGATGAGGAattgggttacacagagaaatgctggcaggaggcagaggtgggaaatGATACCGTACACTGTGCCTCAGAGTTAGGCACAGCCACAACAGATGCCTTAGATCCCAAGCTGGCCTGCGGTGAGCAAAGGCTCAAAGGTGAAAGGGCTAAGTTACTATTTCCCTGCCCTTCCACTGGGTTTCCTGACACATGCTCAATATTTCCAATCCCCCAATTCTGCTGCTAGCAAGGACAAAAATTCCAGAAGGGGACAGAGAGACCTGGAAGCAGCATTCAGACGCAGTTCACACCAAAAGCCGCTGTTTTGTTTATTAGCGGGTGGGAGTTCTTTTTGTTTGGCCtgggttgtgtttgtttgctcTCTTCATAGCCCAGGCCGGACTGGAACGTCTTGCCTCTGTTCCCTagagctggggttaaaagtgtgcaACACCATTACCAGCTGTCTAAGCCAGATGCTAAGTCCACAGGCGGGGCTGCCCGGTGGCCAGGATGAGCAGCACCGAACCCAGGTCTTACACAAACAGCAGCTCGAGAAAGGAAAGCAATTGCTCTGGCGGCCTTTCTGCTTTAGAGAGGCCACGCGGTGTGTTTTCTTAAGCACGCAGGCAGCTTCTCAATTATGCATTTCCCTGGAgtagaattatttcttttctcacCGCTCCTCTGTAGGAAGCCTAAAAAAAGCAGAGGTTCCTGGTTATGCCCTGAATCCACAAACACTGAATTCACAGCTCTGTCTACAGAATAAAGATCTGTGGCATCTTAAGTACTGAGTAAGTCACAAACATAGACTGGCGTAATGTGCCTCACCAAG
Above is a genomic segment from Mus caroli chromosome 11, CAROLI_EIJ_v1.1, whole genome shotgun sequence containing:
- the Ypel2 gene encoding protein yippee-like 2 isoform X1 — encoded protein: MRSGSGGGGGGDCGFKSTQGALESAVQSFIAKHFGAAEPGAGGTGQPTARLLRTSSRSLLESPPSADITSVWSLPHTHPLPNHGLYLCLSLFPVRPILWECLVGCPGVCPTLSSANGEDDKIQDFSGIPTLLPPDLQLHPLPSSLGQSRRTHFQVLPGKSRASLPLQLSS